Below is a genomic region from Paenibacillus rhizovicinus.
TACTAGTTCGAGTCCCGACCGCAGCACCGCATTGTACAAGGTACTGGAAACTTGGCAGATGCCGCCGCCGACGCCTTCGACAAAAGCGCCGTTCAGAATGACCGGTGCCGCGCGGTAACCGTAATGTTCGTTCGTGGCCGAGACGACTTTGCCGTAGTCGAACACTTCGCCCGGCGCAAGCGTCCACCCATTCAGCGTGCGGGCGGTCATCTCAACGTTATACGCGCGTCCGGTGCCGCTCGTTCTGAAGGTTGTCGTGAACGAAGCGATCATCCGGTCGACGCCCTCGGCTTTCAGTCGATCGAGCGTGACCGAAGGATGAACGACTTTCAGCTCCACTTGGATGCTGACCGGCTTCATGGCGCTGCTCCAGCCGCGGCCAATGGCTTGTTCCACCGCCTGCACCGCCTGCTTGAACATCTTGTCCGTGTCCAGACGGTAGGCATCCTTATGGGCGGCGTATGCGATCTGATCGTCGTCTGTAATCGTCCGCTTCGCATTGACAGGATCTCCGGCATCGAGATAGCCCCACTCGCTCCGCATCTGCTTGACGAACTGTGCCTGATTCCAGTTCGCGCTGACGCTTAACCGCTCGGGGAAATGCCATCGGGCTTTCGCGCGTTCCAGCACGCTCCCGTTGCCTAACGTACCAAGCGCCGCTGCGGCTGCACGGGCGTCGACGGATAGGCCGAGCTGGGCCAGCGTCCACGATTTCGGCTTGGTGCCGGGAGGTCCGCCTTTCACGGTCAGCCGCAGCTGCTCCAAGGCCGCTTGGCGATTCGTGATTTTCTGTTTGGCCTCGGCTATGTTCAGGCTGCCGAGATCGACAACCGCTTCGCTTTTGAGCGGGATCATGCCTTTCCCCGAACTTGTGCCGTCAAGTGCCAGAGACAGCTTCTCGGGTACCGTTTTCTGCGATGCATACACCCAAATGCCGCCCCAGCCGGCGGAGAACAGCAGCAGACACAGGACGAGCAGCGTCCAAGTGAGATGGATCCATTTGATTTTCACTTCACTCAACTCCTTGAACTATAGGAATGGATAAGGTTCACCTCATGTTTAAGCTTATATTTCTGCGGAATAGACGCGCCGCGCTCGCCTAAGAAGAACACGGTCTTAGAAGCGATTCGTACATGTATATGCAGAGCCAGGCTGTTTTTTGCTAACAAGCTGTCAAGCTAGCGGATTTGTCGAAAAATATATGCCTTTATACACGCAATTCGCCAAAAGACATTCATGAGAATTATGAAAAATGCAGAATGTGGGACTTTCGTAGAGGATTTAACACCCTTATGTCGAATATAGCAAAGCTGACTATCTACAGGATGTGATATTGTGATCGAGCTTCAAGACATATGGAAAACGTACGCCGACGGAACCCATGCCCTGCGCGGGGTTTCCGTTCTTATAGAACGCAATGAGTTCGTTTATTTAGTCGGTCCTTCCGGAGCCGGGAAGTCGACCTTCATGAAATTGATTTATCGCGAGGAAATTCCGACTAAAGGCCAAATCTCCGTGAACGGTT
It encodes:
- a CDS encoding VanW family protein — protein: MKIKWIHLTWTLLVLCLLLFSAGWGGIWVYASQKTVPEKLSLALDGTSSGKGMIPLKSEAVVDLGSLNIAEAKQKITNRQAALEQLRLTVKGGPPGTKPKSWTLAQLGLSVDARAAAAALGTLGNGSVLERAKARWHFPERLSVSANWNQAQFVKQMRSEWGYLDAGDPVNAKRTITDDDQIAYAAHKDAYRLDTDKMFKQAVQAVEQAIGRGWSSAMKPVSIQVELKVVHPSVTLDRLKAEGVDRMIASFTTTFRTSGTGRAYNVEMTARTLNGWTLAPGEVFDYGKVVSATNEHYGYRAAPVILNGAFVEGVGGGICQVSSTLYNAVLRSGLELVERRNHSLPVAYLPLGQDATFAEGAINFRFKNTTGKTLVIRTAVKDRQLTVKLFGTMPKNVSYAITSKTIRTIAPSVKEVARASLQPGSRLLLTSGKSGYIVETFRSKLVDGKAVSSSRVSRDTYKAQPTVYAVAPEQTSPGGSLEKEKPLLEDGVAE